From a single Patagioenas fasciata isolate bPatFas1 chromosome 19, bPatFas1.hap1, whole genome shotgun sequence genomic region:
- the TRPV1 gene encoding transient receptor potential cation channel subfamily V member 1 isoform X1 translates to MSSILGKMKKFGSSDMEESEVTDEHTDGEDSMLETPDSLQGILSTKAQPPKSNIFARRGRFVMGDCDKDMAPMDSIYQMDHLMAPSVIKFHANLERGKLHKLLSTDSITGCSEKAFKFYDRRRIFDAVAQGNTRDLDDLLLYLNRTLKHLTDDEFKEPETGKTCLLKAMLNLHDGKNDTIPLLLDIARKTGTLKEFVNAEYTDNYYKGQTALHIAIERRNMYLVKLLVQNGADVHARACGEFFRKIKGKPGFYFGELPLSLAACTNQLCIVKFLLENPYQAADIAAEDSMGNTVLHTLVEIADNTKDNTKFVTKMYNNILILGAKINPILKLEELTNKKGLTPLTLAAKTGKIGIFAYVLGREIKDPECRHLSRKFTEWAYGPVHSSLYDLSSIDTSEKNSVLEIIAYSSETPNRHEMLLVEPLNRLLQDKWDRFVKHLFYFNFFVYTMHIIILTAAAYYRPVEKKEKPPFTFGHSTGEYFRVTGEILSVLGGLYFFFRGIQYFVQRRPSFKTLIVDSYSEVLFFVHSLLLLSSVVLYFCGQELYVASMVFSLALGWANMLYYTRGFQQMGIYSVMIAKMILRDLCRFMFVYLVFLLGFSTAVVTLIEDDNEGQDTNSSEYARCSHVKRGRTSYNSLYYTCLELFKFTIGMGDLEFTENYRFKSVFVILLVLYVILTYILLLNMLIALMGETVSKIAQESKSIWKLQRAITILDIENSYLNCLRHSFRSGKQVLVGITPDGQDDYRWCFRVEEVNWSTWNTNLGIINEDPGYSGDLKRNPSYSIKPGRVSGKNWKTLVPLLRDGSRREETQKIPEEVKLKPILEPYYEPENSEMLKESLPKSA, encoded by the exons ATGTCATCCATTCTTGGGAAGATGAAGAAATTTGGCAGTTCTGACATGGAGGAATCTGAAGTGACAGATGAACACACGGACGGAGAGGACTCTATGCTGGAAACACCTGACAGCCTCCAGGGTATACTCAGCACCAAGGCACAGCCACCCAAAAGCAACATCTTTGCAAGACGTGGGAGGTTTGTGATGGGGGATTGTGACAAGGACATGGCTCCCATGGACTCCATTTACCAGATGGATCACCTGATGGCACCTTCTGTCATCAAATTTCATGCTAATTTGGAAAGGGGGAAACTTCACAA GCTCCTATCTACAGATTCCATCACAGGCTGCTCAGAAAAAGCTTTCAAATTTTATGACCGCAGAAGGATTTTTGATGCTGTAGCCCAAGGCAACACAAGGGACCTGGATGATCTGCTACTCTACCTGAATAGAACCTTGAAGCATCTCACAGATGATGAGTTCAAAG AGCCAGAAACTGGGAAAACCTGCTTACTGAAAGCCATGCTGAATCTACATGATGGGAAAAATGATACCATTCCCTTGCTGCTGGATATTGCCAGGAAAACTGGAACTCTGAAAGAGTTTGTTAATGCGGAGTACACTGACAACTACTACAAGG GCCAGACTGCACTTCACATCGCCATCGAGAGAAGGAACATGTACCTGGTGAAGCTCTTGGTCCAGAATGGAGCAGATGTTCATGCCAGAGCCTGTGGGGAGTTCTTCAGGAAAATCAAAGGGAAACCAGGCTTTTATTTTG GGGAGCTGCCTTTGTCCCTGGCTGCCTGCACCAACCAGCTCTGCATTGTGAAATTTCTCCTTGAGAACCCCTACCAGGCAGCCGACATCGCCGCCGAGGACTCCATGGGCAATACTGTCCTGCACACACTGGTGGAGATTGCAGATAATACTAAGGATAATACCAAGTTTGTGACCAAGATGTACAATAATATATTGATCCTTGGTGCCAAAATTAATCCAATCCTGAAGCTGGAAGAACTCACCAACAAGAAAGGGCTGACTCCGTTAACACTGGCAGCCAAAACAGGGAAGATAGGG ATTTTCGCTTACGTCCTCGGACGAGAGATCAAAGATCCTGAGTGCAGACACTTATCTAGGAAGTTCACTGAATGGGCCTATGGGCCTGTCCACTCATCTCTTTATGACCTGTCCTCTATAGACACAAGTGAGAAAAACTCAGTGCTTGAGATTATTGCCTACAGCAGTGAAACACCA AACCGTCATGAGATGCTGCTGGTGGAACCCCTTAACAGGCTGCTGCAAGACAAGTGGGACCGGTTTGTCAAACACTTGTTTTACTTCAACTTCTTTGTCTATACCATGCATATCATTATCCTCACTGCTGCTGCTTACTACAGACCTgtagagaagaaggaaaag CCACCCTTTACGTTTGGTCACAGCACTGGGGAATATTTTCGAGTGACTGGAGAGATCCTGAGTGTACTGGGaggcctctatttttttttcagaggg atacaGTATTTCGTGCAGAGGCGCCCATCATTCAAGACGCTGATAGTTGACAGCTACAGTGAGGTTCTTTT CTTTGTCCACTCCTTGCTCCTCCTGAGCTCTGTGGTGCTGTACTTCTGTGGCCAGGAACTCTACGTGGCTTCCATGGTCTTCTCCTTGGCACTGGGCTGGGCTAACATGCTGTACTACACCCGTGGCTTCCAGCAGATGGGCATTTACTCTGTCATGATCGCAAAG ATGATCCTTAGAGATTTATGTCGTTTCATGTTTGTCTACCTAGTATTCCTGCTGGGTTTTTCTACAG CTGTGGTGACTTTAATTGAAGATGACAATGAGGGGCAAGACACAAATAGCTCTGAATATGCCCGATGCTCCCATGTGAAACGCGGCCGCACGTCCTACAATAGTCTGTATTATACCTGCTTGGAGCTTTTTAAGTTCACTATTGGGATGGGGGACCTGGAGTTCACAGAGAACTACAGGTTCAAGTCCGTGTTTGTCATCCTTTTGGTTCTCTATGTCATCCTTACGTACATCCTCCTGCTCAACATGCTTATTGCACTGATGGGTGAAACGGTGAGCAAAATTGCACAGGAGAGCAAGAGCATCTGGAAACTCCAG AGAGCCATCACCATCTTGGATATCGAAAACAGCTACTTGAACTGTTTGAGGCACTCATTCCGGTCTGGGAAGCAAGTCTTGGTGGGGATCACACCTGACGGCCAAGATGATTACAGATGGTGCTTTAG GGTTGAAGAAGTGAACTGGTCCACATGGAATACTAATCTGGGCATAATCAATGAAGACCCTGGTTACTCGGGGGACCTCAAACGAAATCCCAGTTACTCTATTAAGCCTGGCAGAG TTTCAGGGAAAAACTGGAAAACTTTGGTTCCACTCTTAAGAGATGGAAGCAGGAGAGAAGAGACTCAAAAAATACCAGAAGAAGTCAAATTAAAACCTATTTTGGAGCCATATTATGAGCCAGAAAATTCTGAAATGTTGAAGGAGTCACTTCCAAAGTCAGCCTAA
- the TRPV1 gene encoding transient receptor potential cation channel subfamily V member 1 isoform X2, whose protein sequence is MSSILGKMKKFGSSDMEESEVTDEHTDGEDSMLETPDSLQGILSTKAQPPKSNIFARRGRFVMGDCDKDMAPMDSIYQMDHLMAPSVIKFHANLERGKLHKLLSTDSITGCSEKAFKFYDRRRIFDAVAQGNTRDLDDLLLYLNRTLKHLTDDEFKEPETGKTCLLKAMLNLHDGKNDTIPLLLDIARKTGTLKEFVNAEYTDNYYKGQTALHIAIERRNMYLVKLLVQNGADVHARACGEFFRKIKGKPGFYFGELPLSLAACTNQLCIVKFLLENPYQAADIAAEDSMGNTVLHTLVEIADNTKDNTKFVTKMYNNILILGAKINPILKLEELTNKKGLTPLTLAAKTGKIGNRHEMLLVEPLNRLLQDKWDRFVKHLFYFNFFVYTMHIIILTAAAYYRPVEKKEKPPFTFGHSTGEYFRVTGEILSVLGGLYFFFRGIQYFVQRRPSFKTLIVDSYSEVLFFVHSLLLLSSVVLYFCGQELYVASMVFSLALGWANMLYYTRGFQQMGIYSVMIAKMILRDLCRFMFVYLVFLLGFSTAVVTLIEDDNEGQDTNSSEYARCSHVKRGRTSYNSLYYTCLELFKFTIGMGDLEFTENYRFKSVFVILLVLYVILTYILLLNMLIALMGETVSKIAQESKSIWKLQRAITILDIENSYLNCLRHSFRSGKQVLVGITPDGQDDYRWCFRVEEVNWSTWNTNLGIINEDPGYSGDLKRNPSYSIKPGRVSGKNWKTLVPLLRDGSRREETQKIPEEVKLKPILEPYYEPENSEMLKESLPKSA, encoded by the exons ATGTCATCCATTCTTGGGAAGATGAAGAAATTTGGCAGTTCTGACATGGAGGAATCTGAAGTGACAGATGAACACACGGACGGAGAGGACTCTATGCTGGAAACACCTGACAGCCTCCAGGGTATACTCAGCACCAAGGCACAGCCACCCAAAAGCAACATCTTTGCAAGACGTGGGAGGTTTGTGATGGGGGATTGTGACAAGGACATGGCTCCCATGGACTCCATTTACCAGATGGATCACCTGATGGCACCTTCTGTCATCAAATTTCATGCTAATTTGGAAAGGGGGAAACTTCACAA GCTCCTATCTACAGATTCCATCACAGGCTGCTCAGAAAAAGCTTTCAAATTTTATGACCGCAGAAGGATTTTTGATGCTGTAGCCCAAGGCAACACAAGGGACCTGGATGATCTGCTACTCTACCTGAATAGAACCTTGAAGCATCTCACAGATGATGAGTTCAAAG AGCCAGAAACTGGGAAAACCTGCTTACTGAAAGCCATGCTGAATCTACATGATGGGAAAAATGATACCATTCCCTTGCTGCTGGATATTGCCAGGAAAACTGGAACTCTGAAAGAGTTTGTTAATGCGGAGTACACTGACAACTACTACAAGG GCCAGACTGCACTTCACATCGCCATCGAGAGAAGGAACATGTACCTGGTGAAGCTCTTGGTCCAGAATGGAGCAGATGTTCATGCCAGAGCCTGTGGGGAGTTCTTCAGGAAAATCAAAGGGAAACCAGGCTTTTATTTTG GGGAGCTGCCTTTGTCCCTGGCTGCCTGCACCAACCAGCTCTGCATTGTGAAATTTCTCCTTGAGAACCCCTACCAGGCAGCCGACATCGCCGCCGAGGACTCCATGGGCAATACTGTCCTGCACACACTGGTGGAGATTGCAGATAATACTAAGGATAATACCAAGTTTGTGACCAAGATGTACAATAATATATTGATCCTTGGTGCCAAAATTAATCCAATCCTGAAGCTGGAAGAACTCACCAACAAGAAAGGGCTGACTCCGTTAACACTGGCAGCCAAAACAGGGAAGATAGGG AACCGTCATGAGATGCTGCTGGTGGAACCCCTTAACAGGCTGCTGCAAGACAAGTGGGACCGGTTTGTCAAACACTTGTTTTACTTCAACTTCTTTGTCTATACCATGCATATCATTATCCTCACTGCTGCTGCTTACTACAGACCTgtagagaagaaggaaaag CCACCCTTTACGTTTGGTCACAGCACTGGGGAATATTTTCGAGTGACTGGAGAGATCCTGAGTGTACTGGGaggcctctatttttttttcagaggg atacaGTATTTCGTGCAGAGGCGCCCATCATTCAAGACGCTGATAGTTGACAGCTACAGTGAGGTTCTTTT CTTTGTCCACTCCTTGCTCCTCCTGAGCTCTGTGGTGCTGTACTTCTGTGGCCAGGAACTCTACGTGGCTTCCATGGTCTTCTCCTTGGCACTGGGCTGGGCTAACATGCTGTACTACACCCGTGGCTTCCAGCAGATGGGCATTTACTCTGTCATGATCGCAAAG ATGATCCTTAGAGATTTATGTCGTTTCATGTTTGTCTACCTAGTATTCCTGCTGGGTTTTTCTACAG CTGTGGTGACTTTAATTGAAGATGACAATGAGGGGCAAGACACAAATAGCTCTGAATATGCCCGATGCTCCCATGTGAAACGCGGCCGCACGTCCTACAATAGTCTGTATTATACCTGCTTGGAGCTTTTTAAGTTCACTATTGGGATGGGGGACCTGGAGTTCACAGAGAACTACAGGTTCAAGTCCGTGTTTGTCATCCTTTTGGTTCTCTATGTCATCCTTACGTACATCCTCCTGCTCAACATGCTTATTGCACTGATGGGTGAAACGGTGAGCAAAATTGCACAGGAGAGCAAGAGCATCTGGAAACTCCAG AGAGCCATCACCATCTTGGATATCGAAAACAGCTACTTGAACTGTTTGAGGCACTCATTCCGGTCTGGGAAGCAAGTCTTGGTGGGGATCACACCTGACGGCCAAGATGATTACAGATGGTGCTTTAG GGTTGAAGAAGTGAACTGGTCCACATGGAATACTAATCTGGGCATAATCAATGAAGACCCTGGTTACTCGGGGGACCTCAAACGAAATCCCAGTTACTCTATTAAGCCTGGCAGAG TTTCAGGGAAAAACTGGAAAACTTTGGTTCCACTCTTAAGAGATGGAAGCAGGAGAGAAGAGACTCAAAAAATACCAGAAGAAGTCAAATTAAAACCTATTTTGGAGCCATATTATGAGCCAGAAAATTCTGAAATGTTGAAGGAGTCACTTCCAAAGTCAGCCTAA
- the TRPV1 gene encoding transient receptor potential cation channel subfamily V member 1 isoform X4, with the protein MICSAKLQEHQLRTWLIDYLLVMSSILGKMKKFGSSDMEESEVTDEHTDGEDSMLETPDSLQGILSTKAQPPKSNIFARRGRFVMGDCDKDMAPMDSIYQMDHLMAPSVIKFHANLERGKLHKLLSTDSITGCSEKAFKFYDRRRIFDAVAQGNTRDLDDLLLYLNRTLKHLTDDEFKEPETGKTCLLKAMLNLHDGKNDTIPLLLDIARKTGTLKEFVNAEYTDNYYKGQTALHIAIERRNMYLVKLLVQNGADVHARACGEFFRKIKGKPGFYFGELPLSLAACTNQLCIVKFLLENPYQAADIAAEDSMGNTVLHTLVEIADNTKDNTKFVTKMYNNILILGAKINPILKLEELTNKKGLTPLTLAAKTGKIGIFAYVLGREIKDPECRHLSRKFTEWAYGPVHSSLYDLSSIDTSEKNSVLEIIAYSSETPNRHEMLLVEPLNRLLQDKWDRFVKHLFYFNFFVYTMHIIILTAAAYYRPVEKKEKPPFTFGHSTGEYFRVTGEILSVLGGLYFFFRGIQYFVQRRPSFKTLIVDSYSEVLFFVHSLLLLSSVVLYFCGQELYVASMVFSLALGWANMLYYTRGFQQMGIYSVMIAKMILRDLCRFMFVYLVFLLGFSTAVVTLIEDDNEGQDTNSSEYARCSHVKRGRTSYNSLYYTCLELFKFTIGMGDLEFTENYRFKSVFVILLVLYVILTYILLLNMLIALMGETVSKIAQESKSIWKLQRAITILDIENSYLNCLRHSFRSGKQVLVGITPDGQDDYRWCFRVEEVNWSTWNTNLGIINEDPGYSGDLKRNPSYSIKPGRVSGKNWKTLVPLLRDGSRREETQKIPEEVKLKPILEPYYEPENSEMLKESLPKSA; encoded by the exons ATGATCTGCTCAGCAAAGCTCCAGGAGCACCAGCTAAGGACCTGGCTTATTG ACTACCTTCTCGTCATGTCATCCATTCTTGGGAAGATGAAGAAATTTGGCAGTTCTGACATGGAGGAATCTGAAGTGACAGATGAACACACGGACGGAGAGGACTCTATGCTGGAAACACCTGACAGCCTCCAGGGTATACTCAGCACCAAGGCACAGCCACCCAAAAGCAACATCTTTGCAAGACGTGGGAGGTTTGTGATGGGGGATTGTGACAAGGACATGGCTCCCATGGACTCCATTTACCAGATGGATCACCTGATGGCACCTTCTGTCATCAAATTTCATGCTAATTTGGAAAGGGGGAAACTTCACAA GCTCCTATCTACAGATTCCATCACAGGCTGCTCAGAAAAAGCTTTCAAATTTTATGACCGCAGAAGGATTTTTGATGCTGTAGCCCAAGGCAACACAAGGGACCTGGATGATCTGCTACTCTACCTGAATAGAACCTTGAAGCATCTCACAGATGATGAGTTCAAAG AGCCAGAAACTGGGAAAACCTGCTTACTGAAAGCCATGCTGAATCTACATGATGGGAAAAATGATACCATTCCCTTGCTGCTGGATATTGCCAGGAAAACTGGAACTCTGAAAGAGTTTGTTAATGCGGAGTACACTGACAACTACTACAAGG GCCAGACTGCACTTCACATCGCCATCGAGAGAAGGAACATGTACCTGGTGAAGCTCTTGGTCCAGAATGGAGCAGATGTTCATGCCAGAGCCTGTGGGGAGTTCTTCAGGAAAATCAAAGGGAAACCAGGCTTTTATTTTG GGGAGCTGCCTTTGTCCCTGGCTGCCTGCACCAACCAGCTCTGCATTGTGAAATTTCTCCTTGAGAACCCCTACCAGGCAGCCGACATCGCCGCCGAGGACTCCATGGGCAATACTGTCCTGCACACACTGGTGGAGATTGCAGATAATACTAAGGATAATACCAAGTTTGTGACCAAGATGTACAATAATATATTGATCCTTGGTGCCAAAATTAATCCAATCCTGAAGCTGGAAGAACTCACCAACAAGAAAGGGCTGACTCCGTTAACACTGGCAGCCAAAACAGGGAAGATAGGG ATTTTCGCTTACGTCCTCGGACGAGAGATCAAAGATCCTGAGTGCAGACACTTATCTAGGAAGTTCACTGAATGGGCCTATGGGCCTGTCCACTCATCTCTTTATGACCTGTCCTCTATAGACACAAGTGAGAAAAACTCAGTGCTTGAGATTATTGCCTACAGCAGTGAAACACCA AACCGTCATGAGATGCTGCTGGTGGAACCCCTTAACAGGCTGCTGCAAGACAAGTGGGACCGGTTTGTCAAACACTTGTTTTACTTCAACTTCTTTGTCTATACCATGCATATCATTATCCTCACTGCTGCTGCTTACTACAGACCTgtagagaagaaggaaaag CCACCCTTTACGTTTGGTCACAGCACTGGGGAATATTTTCGAGTGACTGGAGAGATCCTGAGTGTACTGGGaggcctctatttttttttcagaggg atacaGTATTTCGTGCAGAGGCGCCCATCATTCAAGACGCTGATAGTTGACAGCTACAGTGAGGTTCTTTT CTTTGTCCACTCCTTGCTCCTCCTGAGCTCTGTGGTGCTGTACTTCTGTGGCCAGGAACTCTACGTGGCTTCCATGGTCTTCTCCTTGGCACTGGGCTGGGCTAACATGCTGTACTACACCCGTGGCTTCCAGCAGATGGGCATTTACTCTGTCATGATCGCAAAG ATGATCCTTAGAGATTTATGTCGTTTCATGTTTGTCTACCTAGTATTCCTGCTGGGTTTTTCTACAG CTGTGGTGACTTTAATTGAAGATGACAATGAGGGGCAAGACACAAATAGCTCTGAATATGCCCGATGCTCCCATGTGAAACGCGGCCGCACGTCCTACAATAGTCTGTATTATACCTGCTTGGAGCTTTTTAAGTTCACTATTGGGATGGGGGACCTGGAGTTCACAGAGAACTACAGGTTCAAGTCCGTGTTTGTCATCCTTTTGGTTCTCTATGTCATCCTTACGTACATCCTCCTGCTCAACATGCTTATTGCACTGATGGGTGAAACGGTGAGCAAAATTGCACAGGAGAGCAAGAGCATCTGGAAACTCCAG AGAGCCATCACCATCTTGGATATCGAAAACAGCTACTTGAACTGTTTGAGGCACTCATTCCGGTCTGGGAAGCAAGTCTTGGTGGGGATCACACCTGACGGCCAAGATGATTACAGATGGTGCTTTAG GGTTGAAGAAGTGAACTGGTCCACATGGAATACTAATCTGGGCATAATCAATGAAGACCCTGGTTACTCGGGGGACCTCAAACGAAATCCCAGTTACTCTATTAAGCCTGGCAGAG TTTCAGGGAAAAACTGGAAAACTTTGGTTCCACTCTTAAGAGATGGAAGCAGGAGAGAAGAGACTCAAAAAATACCAGAAGAAGTCAAATTAAAACCTATTTTGGAGCCATATTATGAGCCAGAAAATTCTGAAATGTTGAAGGAGTCACTTCCAAAGTCAGCCTAA
- the TRPV1 gene encoding transient receptor potential cation channel subfamily V member 1 isoform X3 yields the protein MSSILGKMKKFGSSDMEESEVTDEHTDGEDSMLETPDSLQGILSTKAQPPKSNIFARRGRFVMGDCDKDMAPMDSIYQMDHLMAPSVIKFHANLERGKLHKLLSTDSITGCSEKAFKFYDRRRIFDAVAQGNTRDLDDLLLYLNRTLKHLTDDEFKEPETGKTCLLKAMLNLHDGKNDTIPLLLDIARKTGTLKEFVNAEYTDNYYKGQTALHIAIERRNMYLVKLLVQNGADVHARACGEFFRKIKGKPGFYFGELPLSLAACTNQLCIVKFLLENPYQAADIAAEDSMGNTVLHTLVEIADNTKDNTKFVTKMYNNILILGAKINPILKLEELTNKKGLTPLTLAAKTGKIGIFAYVLGREIKDPECRHLSRKFTEWAYGPVHSSLYDLSSIDTSEKNSVLEIIAYSSETPNRHEMLLVEPLNRLLQDKWDRFVKHLFYFNFFVYTMHIIILTAAAYYRPVEKKEKPPFTFGHSTGEYFRVTGEILSVLGGLYFFFRGIQYFVQRRPSFKTLIVDSYSEVLFFVHSLLLLSSVVLYFCGQELYVASMVFSLALGWANMLYYTRGFQQMGIYSVMIAKMILRDLCRFMFVYLVFLLGFSTAVVTLIEDDNEGQDTNSSEYARCSHVKRGRTSYNSLYYTCLELFKFTIGMGDLEFTENYRFKSVFVILLVLYVILTYILLLNMLIALMGETVSKIAQESKSIWKLQMFPVFHRCSEFTKRNTFAIRAIWAFDDGKS from the exons ATGTCATCCATTCTTGGGAAGATGAAGAAATTTGGCAGTTCTGACATGGAGGAATCTGAAGTGACAGATGAACACACGGACGGAGAGGACTCTATGCTGGAAACACCTGACAGCCTCCAGGGTATACTCAGCACCAAGGCACAGCCACCCAAAAGCAACATCTTTGCAAGACGTGGGAGGTTTGTGATGGGGGATTGTGACAAGGACATGGCTCCCATGGACTCCATTTACCAGATGGATCACCTGATGGCACCTTCTGTCATCAAATTTCATGCTAATTTGGAAAGGGGGAAACTTCACAA GCTCCTATCTACAGATTCCATCACAGGCTGCTCAGAAAAAGCTTTCAAATTTTATGACCGCAGAAGGATTTTTGATGCTGTAGCCCAAGGCAACACAAGGGACCTGGATGATCTGCTACTCTACCTGAATAGAACCTTGAAGCATCTCACAGATGATGAGTTCAAAG AGCCAGAAACTGGGAAAACCTGCTTACTGAAAGCCATGCTGAATCTACATGATGGGAAAAATGATACCATTCCCTTGCTGCTGGATATTGCCAGGAAAACTGGAACTCTGAAAGAGTTTGTTAATGCGGAGTACACTGACAACTACTACAAGG GCCAGACTGCACTTCACATCGCCATCGAGAGAAGGAACATGTACCTGGTGAAGCTCTTGGTCCAGAATGGAGCAGATGTTCATGCCAGAGCCTGTGGGGAGTTCTTCAGGAAAATCAAAGGGAAACCAGGCTTTTATTTTG GGGAGCTGCCTTTGTCCCTGGCTGCCTGCACCAACCAGCTCTGCATTGTGAAATTTCTCCTTGAGAACCCCTACCAGGCAGCCGACATCGCCGCCGAGGACTCCATGGGCAATACTGTCCTGCACACACTGGTGGAGATTGCAGATAATACTAAGGATAATACCAAGTTTGTGACCAAGATGTACAATAATATATTGATCCTTGGTGCCAAAATTAATCCAATCCTGAAGCTGGAAGAACTCACCAACAAGAAAGGGCTGACTCCGTTAACACTGGCAGCCAAAACAGGGAAGATAGGG ATTTTCGCTTACGTCCTCGGACGAGAGATCAAAGATCCTGAGTGCAGACACTTATCTAGGAAGTTCACTGAATGGGCCTATGGGCCTGTCCACTCATCTCTTTATGACCTGTCCTCTATAGACACAAGTGAGAAAAACTCAGTGCTTGAGATTATTGCCTACAGCAGTGAAACACCA AACCGTCATGAGATGCTGCTGGTGGAACCCCTTAACAGGCTGCTGCAAGACAAGTGGGACCGGTTTGTCAAACACTTGTTTTACTTCAACTTCTTTGTCTATACCATGCATATCATTATCCTCACTGCTGCTGCTTACTACAGACCTgtagagaagaaggaaaag CCACCCTTTACGTTTGGTCACAGCACTGGGGAATATTTTCGAGTGACTGGAGAGATCCTGAGTGTACTGGGaggcctctatttttttttcagaggg atacaGTATTTCGTGCAGAGGCGCCCATCATTCAAGACGCTGATAGTTGACAGCTACAGTGAGGTTCTTTT CTTTGTCCACTCCTTGCTCCTCCTGAGCTCTGTGGTGCTGTACTTCTGTGGCCAGGAACTCTACGTGGCTTCCATGGTCTTCTCCTTGGCACTGGGCTGGGCTAACATGCTGTACTACACCCGTGGCTTCCAGCAGATGGGCATTTACTCTGTCATGATCGCAAAG ATGATCCTTAGAGATTTATGTCGTTTCATGTTTGTCTACCTAGTATTCCTGCTGGGTTTTTCTACAG CTGTGGTGACTTTAATTGAAGATGACAATGAGGGGCAAGACACAAATAGCTCTGAATATGCCCGATGCTCCCATGTGAAACGCGGCCGCACGTCCTACAATAGTCTGTATTATACCTGCTTGGAGCTTTTTAAGTTCACTATTGGGATGGGGGACCTGGAGTTCACAGAGAACTACAGGTTCAAGTCCGTGTTTGTCATCCTTTTGGTTCTCTATGTCATCCTTACGTACATCCTCCTGCTCAACATGCTTATTGCACTGATGGGTGAAACGGTGAGCAAAATTGCACAGGAGAGCAAGAGCATCTGGAAACTCCAG ATGTTCCCAGTGTTCCACAGATGTTCAGAATTTACGAAAAGAAATACTTTTGCAATTAGAGCTATTTGGGCTTTTGATGATGGAAAATCTTGA